The following proteins come from a genomic window of Lolium rigidum isolate FL_2022 chromosome 5, APGP_CSIRO_Lrig_0.1, whole genome shotgun sequence:
- the LOC124654103 gene encoding uncharacterized protein LOC124654103 isoform X1 — protein MEQNILAQILEGSKEPTDLPLETLREITDGFSTNRIIGEGGFGTVYKGIIGNRNVAVKRVRSSMTIDDRHFRREVDSLMEVRHPNVVRFLGLCSHTVETPMKIPETRGYIYVEKRERLLCFEYISNGSLDKKITDELRGLEWDKRYKIIKGICAGLHYLHMEKRILHMDLKPANILLDNDVIPKITDFGLSRPTENSRTTSTTNFLTPGYCAPENHFGYGRMSVKSDIYSLGAIIIEIITGHKGIPDTNDNILRRWRHRWNKSAKETSLKYHEQVTTCIEIGALCQNVDPYARPSISDIMRKFVDLESTDNCRAVANESPVGQIKPPYWENDMLGVEPLELQFANSGNEKHHILSCSVELSNDTDSFIAFKIQTTCPLPYSIEPNKDIVKPQSKCSVDITLPAANTEDHNNKQYTKGFIVQSIKVNEGLTTNGINEGMFHQHITGQHVDEIYLSVISEEPCNNEVTDYPSKRAKKQYGSSTQWRHTEARPRPAQIKPRSVQLVIKNNTVAPLKLECYKKVMIEITGGDYSRDRPGLDLVAVVDVSGSMQGDKIQQVKTAMQFVIRKLGPMDRLSVITYSDVATVLWRLQLITEDSQGKLQDLIYKLEPSGGSNIWDGLQVGLHVLDNRSVCVGRVAAIMLISGGKQTNVDGISVNVGDVPVYTFGVGADSDHVLLSLVAATSIGGTFSHVLDHDIGGLTMAFSQCLAGLLTVAVQDLELMVAPVKGQSSIVRVTAGSYPQGQVGNGPAGSVTVKFGNLYSAEVRKVIVELDLPEIQSECSAEILDVTYSHSRSAGRMKFVASTGTLTVWRTGVNLSEEQNLTGLLREEARLQTAQMINEASFMAHWTWLDDARDKLLEAQNMLQEEEQSLRTELQELFQLFKTQQTYETRGRLYALSSESSHNRQRLTVRGGDIEIMRLFATPRMGKYMEQANKFLNEPTKLLPSVDQDVDEDLGAPTVDVASREAEMSRLFHDVGIRAMKSLPWWSCRLICWLARTRRRIRHREIGALPTW, from the exons ATGGAACAAAATATTCTGGCCCAAATACTTGAGGGGAGCAAGGAGCCAACAGATCTTCCCTTAGAAACTTTGCGGGAGATCACTGACGGATTCTCAACAAATAGAATAATCGGTGAAGGTGGATTTGGAACGGTCTATAAG GGTATCATCGGAAACAGGAATGTTGCCGTGAAGAGGGTTAGGAGCAGCATGACAATCGATGACAGACATTTTCGTCGCGAGGTTGATAGCTTGATGGAAGTTAGACATCCAAATGTAGTCCGGTTTCTTGGATTATGTTCCCATACAGTAGAGACACCAATGAAAATTCCCGAAACCCGAGGATATATTTATGTCGAGAAAAGAGAAAGGTTGCTCTGTTTTGAGTATATCAGTAACGGGAGCCTCGATAAAAAAATTACCG ATGAATTAAGAGGACTCGAATGGGATAAAAGGTACAAAATAATCAAAGGAATATGCGCGGGTTTGCATTATCTGCACATGGAAAAGCGTATTCTTCATATGGATCTAAAGCCTGCCAATATACTATTGGATAATGACGTGATACCTAAGATTACAGATTTCGGTCTATCAAGACCCACAGAAAACTCACGGACCACGAGCACAACCAATTTTCTAACCCC TGGGTATTGCGCCCCGGAAAACCACTTTGGTTATGGAAGGATGTCTGTCAAATCAGACATATACAGCTTGGGTGCTATAATCATCGAAATAATCACGGGACATAAGGGTATCCCTGATACTAATGATAAT ATACTGAGAAGATGGCGGCATAGATGGAATAAATCAGCAAAGGAAACATCACTGAAATATCACGAACAAGTTACTACATGCATAGAGATAGGGGCACTTTGCCAAAACGTTGACCCCTATGCACGTCCTTCAATATCAGATATAATGAGAAAATTTGTTGACTTGGAAAGTACGGATAATTGCAGAGCGGTTGCCAATGAATCACCGGTTGGCCAG ATAAAACCACCTTATTGGGAGAATGATATGCTTGGAGTAGAACCACTGGAGCTGCAATTTGCCAATTCTGGGAATGAAAAGCATCATATACTATCATGTTCTGTTGAGCTAAGCAACGATACAGATAGTTTCATTGCCTTCAAGATTCAAACGACTTGCCCGTTGCCATACTCCATAGAGCCAAACAAGGACATCGTGAAACCACAATCCAAATGTAGTGTTGACATAACATTGCCTGCAGCTAATACAGAAGATCATAATAACAAGCAATACACCAAGGGGTTTATCGTGCAGAGCATTAAAGTGAATGAAGGTCTCACAACTAATGGTATTAATGAAGGTATGTTTCATCAACATATAACGGGTCAACATGTTGATGAGATTTATTTGTCGGTTATTTCTGAAGAACCATGCAATAATGAG GTCACGGATTATCCAAGCAAGCGGGCCAAAAAACAATATGGCAGTTCCA CGCAATGGCGGCATACCGAGGCGAGGCCAAGGCCGGCGCAGATCAAACCCAGGAGCGTGCAGCTGGTGATCAAGAACAACACAGTGGCTCCACTAAAGTTGGAGTGCTACAAAAAAGTGATGATTGAGATCACCGGCGGCGACTACAGCAGGGACCGGCCGGGCCTGGACCTAGTTGCCGTGGTGGACGTAAGCGGCAGCATGCAGGGCGATAAGATACAGCAAGTGAAGACCGCCATGCAGTTTGTGATACGGAAGCTCGGCCCCATGGACCGTCTGTCCGTCATCACATACTCCGATGTCGCCACGGTACTGTGGCGGCTTCAGCTGATTACAGAGGATTCGCAGGGTAAGTTGCAGGACCTCATTTACAAGCTTGAGCCCAGCGGCGGCAGCAACATCTGGGACGGTCTCCAGGTAGGGCTCCATGTCCTCGATAACCGATCGGTCTGCGTTGGCCGCGTTGCTGCCATCATGCTCATATCTGGTGGCAAGCAGACCAATGTCGACGGCATTTCGGTCAATGTCGGCGACGTGCCTGTCTACACGTTTGGTGTGGGCGCAGACAGCGACCATGTGTTGCTCAGCCTGGTCGCGGCCACGAGCATCGGGGGGACGTTCTCGCATGTCCTGGACCACGACATTGGCGGTCTAACCATGGCATTCTCCCAGTGCCTCGCCGGCCTGCTTACCGTCGCAGTCCAGGACCTCGAGCTGATGGTGGCGCCTGTCAAAGGCCAGTCCAGTATAGTGAGGGTGACCGCCGGGAGCTACCCGCAGGGGCAGGTCGGCAATGGCCCTGCCGGTTCGGTCACCGTCAAGTTTGGCAACCTCTACAGCGCAGAAGTGCGCAAGGTGATTGTCGAACTCGACCTCCCCGAAATCCAGAGCGAGTGTAGCGCAGAGATCCTCGATGTCACATACTCACACAGCCG CTCGGCTGGGAGGATGAAATTCGTTGCGTCTACTGGGACGCTGACAGTGTGGCGCACCGGTGTGAACTTGTCAGAGGAGCAGAATCTGACGGGGTTACTGAGGGAGGAGGCCCGTCTGCAGACAGCGCAGATGATCAATGAGGCGAGCTTCATGGCGCACTGGACGTGGCTGGATGATGCGCGGGACAAGCTACTAGAGGCGCAGAACAtgctgcaggaggaggagcagtcGCTCAGGACCGAGCTGCAGGAGCTCTTCCAGCTTTTCAAGACACAACAAACCTACGAGACGCGAGGTCGTCTCTACGCCTTGTCGTCCGAGTCTTCCCACAACCGACAGCGTTTGACGGTGAGGGGCGGCGACATTGAGATCATGCGCTTGTTCGCAACCCCACGCATGGGCAAGTACATGGAGCAGGCCAACAAGTTCCTAAACGAACCCACCAAGCTGCTGCCGTCTGTGGACCAAGACGTCGATGAAGACTTGGGTGCTCCTACAGTCGATGTTGCCAGTAGGGAAGCTGAGATGTCGAGGTTGTTTCACGACGTCGGGATCCGGGCCATGAAGTCCTTACCCTGGTGGAGCTGCAGACTTATTTGTTGGCTGGCCAGGACCCGGAGACGTATTCGACATCGAGAGATCGGTGCTCTTCCTACTTGGTGA
- the LOC124654103 gene encoding uncharacterized protein LOC124654103 isoform X2: protein MEQNILAQILEGSKEPTDLPLETLREITDGFSTNRIIGEGGFGTVYKILRRWRHRWNKSAKETSLKYHEQVTTCIEIGALCQNVDPYARPSISDIMRKFVDLESTDNCRAVANESPVGQIKPPYWENDMLGVEPLELQFANSGNEKHHILSCSVELSNDTDSFIAFKIQTTCPLPYSIEPNKDIVKPQSKCSVDITLPAANTEDHNNKQYTKGFIVQSIKVNEGLTTNGINEGMFHQHITGQHVDEIYLSVISEEPCNNEVTDYPSKRAKKQYGSSTQWRHTEARPRPAQIKPRSVQLVIKNNTVAPLKLECYKKVMIEITGGDYSRDRPGLDLVAVVDVSGSMQGDKIQQVKTAMQFVIRKLGPMDRLSVITYSDVATVLWRLQLITEDSQGKLQDLIYKLEPSGGSNIWDGLQVGLHVLDNRSVCVGRVAAIMLISGGKQTNVDGISVNVGDVPVYTFGVGADSDHVLLSLVAATSIGGTFSHVLDHDIGGLTMAFSQCLAGLLTVAVQDLELMVAPVKGQSSIVRVTAGSYPQGQVGNGPAGSVTVKFGNLYSAEVRKVIVELDLPEIQSECSAEILDVTYSHSRSAGRMKFVASTGTLTVWRTGVNLSEEQNLTGLLREEARLQTAQMINEASFMAHWTWLDDARDKLLEAQNMLQEEEQSLRTELQELFQLFKTQQTYETRGRLYALSSESSHNRQRLTVRGGDIEIMRLFATPRMGKYMEQANKFLNEPTKLLPSVDQDVDEDLGAPTVDVASREAEMSRLFHDVGIRAMKSLPWWSCRLICWLARTRRRIRHREIGALPTW from the exons ATGGAACAAAATATTCTGGCCCAAATACTTGAGGGGAGCAAGGAGCCAACAGATCTTCCCTTAGAAACTTTGCGGGAGATCACTGACGGATTCTCAACAAATAGAATAATCGGTGAAGGTGGATTTGGAACGGTCTATAAG ATACTGAGAAGATGGCGGCATAGATGGAATAAATCAGCAAAGGAAACATCACTGAAATATCACGAACAAGTTACTACATGCATAGAGATAGGGGCACTTTGCCAAAACGTTGACCCCTATGCACGTCCTTCAATATCAGATATAATGAGAAAATTTGTTGACTTGGAAAGTACGGATAATTGCAGAGCGGTTGCCAATGAATCACCGGTTGGCCAG ATAAAACCACCTTATTGGGAGAATGATATGCTTGGAGTAGAACCACTGGAGCTGCAATTTGCCAATTCTGGGAATGAAAAGCATCATATACTATCATGTTCTGTTGAGCTAAGCAACGATACAGATAGTTTCATTGCCTTCAAGATTCAAACGACTTGCCCGTTGCCATACTCCATAGAGCCAAACAAGGACATCGTGAAACCACAATCCAAATGTAGTGTTGACATAACATTGCCTGCAGCTAATACAGAAGATCATAATAACAAGCAATACACCAAGGGGTTTATCGTGCAGAGCATTAAAGTGAATGAAGGTCTCACAACTAATGGTATTAATGAAGGTATGTTTCATCAACATATAACGGGTCAACATGTTGATGAGATTTATTTGTCGGTTATTTCTGAAGAACCATGCAATAATGAG GTCACGGATTATCCAAGCAAGCGGGCCAAAAAACAATATGGCAGTTCCA CGCAATGGCGGCATACCGAGGCGAGGCCAAGGCCGGCGCAGATCAAACCCAGGAGCGTGCAGCTGGTGATCAAGAACAACACAGTGGCTCCACTAAAGTTGGAGTGCTACAAAAAAGTGATGATTGAGATCACCGGCGGCGACTACAGCAGGGACCGGCCGGGCCTGGACCTAGTTGCCGTGGTGGACGTAAGCGGCAGCATGCAGGGCGATAAGATACAGCAAGTGAAGACCGCCATGCAGTTTGTGATACGGAAGCTCGGCCCCATGGACCGTCTGTCCGTCATCACATACTCCGATGTCGCCACGGTACTGTGGCGGCTTCAGCTGATTACAGAGGATTCGCAGGGTAAGTTGCAGGACCTCATTTACAAGCTTGAGCCCAGCGGCGGCAGCAACATCTGGGACGGTCTCCAGGTAGGGCTCCATGTCCTCGATAACCGATCGGTCTGCGTTGGCCGCGTTGCTGCCATCATGCTCATATCTGGTGGCAAGCAGACCAATGTCGACGGCATTTCGGTCAATGTCGGCGACGTGCCTGTCTACACGTTTGGTGTGGGCGCAGACAGCGACCATGTGTTGCTCAGCCTGGTCGCGGCCACGAGCATCGGGGGGACGTTCTCGCATGTCCTGGACCACGACATTGGCGGTCTAACCATGGCATTCTCCCAGTGCCTCGCCGGCCTGCTTACCGTCGCAGTCCAGGACCTCGAGCTGATGGTGGCGCCTGTCAAAGGCCAGTCCAGTATAGTGAGGGTGACCGCCGGGAGCTACCCGCAGGGGCAGGTCGGCAATGGCCCTGCCGGTTCGGTCACCGTCAAGTTTGGCAACCTCTACAGCGCAGAAGTGCGCAAGGTGATTGTCGAACTCGACCTCCCCGAAATCCAGAGCGAGTGTAGCGCAGAGATCCTCGATGTCACATACTCACACAGCCG CTCGGCTGGGAGGATGAAATTCGTTGCGTCTACTGGGACGCTGACAGTGTGGCGCACCGGTGTGAACTTGTCAGAGGAGCAGAATCTGACGGGGTTACTGAGGGAGGAGGCCCGTCTGCAGACAGCGCAGATGATCAATGAGGCGAGCTTCATGGCGCACTGGACGTGGCTGGATGATGCGCGGGACAAGCTACTAGAGGCGCAGAACAtgctgcaggaggaggagcagtcGCTCAGGACCGAGCTGCAGGAGCTCTTCCAGCTTTTCAAGACACAACAAACCTACGAGACGCGAGGTCGTCTCTACGCCTTGTCGTCCGAGTCTTCCCACAACCGACAGCGTTTGACGGTGAGGGGCGGCGACATTGAGATCATGCGCTTGTTCGCAACCCCACGCATGGGCAAGTACATGGAGCAGGCCAACAAGTTCCTAAACGAACCCACCAAGCTGCTGCCGTCTGTGGACCAAGACGTCGATGAAGACTTGGGTGCTCCTACAGTCGATGTTGCCAGTAGGGAAGCTGAGATGTCGAGGTTGTTTCACGACGTCGGGATCCGGGCCATGAAGTCCTTACCCTGGTGGAGCTGCAGACTTATTTGTTGGCTGGCCAGGACCCGGAGACGTATTCGACATCGAGAGATCGGTGCTCTTCCTACTTGGTGA